The window ACGAAGCAAATCTTGAAGCTTTCCACCCTATTATGTATGAACATCTTATCGGTTTCTCAAAAATTTTCAAGTTGTTCTTTTTTTCACTTTATACCGGTCATTGGAGGGAGTAATGGTAAGGGGTTGAAGGATGGAGGCTGGGGATTTAAGGTTATTTCCTAAGAAGCTCCTCACCCGGGCGGACCGGGACCTAACCTGTGAGTAACATAAAATAGCCTTAACGCGTTAGAGATTGCCGCGCTCGAAGACTCGCTCGCAATGACACCTGAGCTGTCAGGGATGTAGTTGCTCAAAACCTGTCACCCACGAGGGAGCCTAAGCGACCGAAACAATCTGTATGGTAAAACCATAATGCTGTGAATTTATTACTAATTTGGTTTTAGTTACTTGTAAGCTCTTCACCCGGGCGGACCGGGTGAGGAGCTTATAACTAAATAAAGTGTCGCTGTAGCGTTAAAGGTTTATCAATATTGCTACATATTGGCTTTGACCTTTTCCATCAGCCTCAGAAACTGATTGCAGAAACCGGCCTCATTGTCATACCAGATTATAAGCTTGACCATGGTTCCATTCATAACTGTGGTGGAAAGGGCATCAACTACACCGCCGTGAATGCTGCCATTGTAATCAATGGAAACCAGAGGCTTGACAGTATACCCCAGAGGGCCTTTCATGGGACCTTCGGCAGCAGCCTTGAGGGCATTGTTCACATCTTCTGCACTGGTGCTCTTTTCCACTTCAGCCACAAGATCAACAAGCGATACATTAGGTGTAGGAACCCTTACTGCCATTCCATCCAGCTTGCCTTCTAAGGCTGGAATTACCTGACTGACTGCCCTCGCCGCTCCAGTAGTGGTAGGGATCATGGACATGGCCGCAGCCCTGGCCCGGCGGATATCCTTGTGAGTTCCGTCCAGAATGCGCTGGCTCATGGTATAAGCATGAATTGTAGTCATAAGACCATGCTTGAAACCAAAATTATCCACCAGAACCTTGGCTGCCGGGGCAAGACAATTAGTGGTGCATGACGCGTTGGAAACAATCCTATCATCTGCTTTGAGAGTAGAATCATTTACTCCCATGACAATGGTTGCATCAGCATTTTTACCAGGAGCACTGATAAGCACCTTTTTGCCTCCGCAGCTTAAATGCTTCTCGCAGCTCTCGCGATCAGTAAACTTTCCTGTTGTTTCAAGAACCATGTCCACACCAAGATCTTTCCAAACCCACTCGCCAGGACCTTTCCTGGTCACCTGAACTTCCTGGCCGTCCACTGCAAAACCGTTGTCTGTGGGGCTGACTTCCTTACTAAAAGTTCCATGGACTGAATCAAACTGCAGCAGATGAGCCAGTTGTTCATTATCTGCTCTGGCATTGACTGCCACAAGCTCCATTTCCTTATTTCCGGCCAGAAGCCTGGCCATATACCTGCCGATTCTGCCAAAGCCGTTCATACCTACCTTAATGGCCATTTATATCTCCTTTATATCTTGTTTGATGATCCAAGAACAGTTTTGATTTTGTGCTGCACCATATCCTTGACTGCCTGGCGGGCGGGTTTAAGATAGCTTCGTGGATCAAATTCCTGTGGATTTTCCTTGAAAAATTTGCGAATAACAGCAGTCATGGCCAGACGAATATCTGTGTCAATATTTATTTTACACACACCCATGGTTGCAGCCTTGCGCAGAAAATCTTCTGGCACTCCCTTGGCATCAGCAACCTGTCCGCCGTATTCATTGGCCATGGCAACAAATTCCGGCAAAACCGAAGAAGCACCATGAAGAACTAAGGGATATCTCGGCAACATGGAGGATATTGTTTCCAGACGGTCGAAATCAAGCTTTGGCTCTCCTTTGAACTTGTACGCTCCATGGCTTGTGCCAATGGCAATAGCGAGAGAATCGCAGCCCGTACGTTCAACAAATTCCGCTGCTTCATCAGGCACTGTATAGACATTTTCTTCAGAACTTACTTCATCCTCTACACCTGCAAGCCTTCCAAGTTCAGCTTCAACCCATACATTTTTATCATGGGCATATTCCACAACCTGCTTAGTCAGCGCAATATTCTCCTCAAAAGACAGATGAGAACCGTCAATCATGACTGAGGTAAAGCCCCCGTCAATAACTTCCTTGCAGATTTCAAAGGTCTGTCCATGGTCTAAGTGCAGGACAATAGGCAGATCAGCTTCCTCAAGAGCTGCTTCCATGAGTTTAATAATGTATCCCTGGCCGGCATACTTTCTTGCACCGGCAGAGACCTGCAGAATCAATGGTGATTGCTCTTCTTCAGCTGCTTTGATGATTCCCTGAATAATTTCCATATTGTTGACGTTGAATGCGCCGATGGCATATTTACCATCATACGCCCGATCAAACATTTCTTTGGGTGACGTCAAGGGCATAACAGAACCTCCTTATAGTATACAATGGTTTGTTTGAAGCTTAAACCGTTTCCTGAAATCCGGCACCGGTTTTCAGGAAACGGTTTACATCTAAGTCTCTATATACCTGCCCGACCATAGTCAGCAGATTGCCATGACTATCTTCGAACCAGCCATGATAAATCAACAGCTGGAATGACTAATGCGGGCTGTGCCCACAGCTCAATTTAAACAAGAATAGTTAAGTTTGGGCGATAACCTTGCTTTTCAGGCTGAAGGCTGAAGGCTGAAGAATAAGGATCTTGGGCATCATTGCTCTTTCAAGGTTAAAAAAATTCTTGTTTTTTTCTACAGGACTGAAACGGTAAGTTACTATTAATCAGTCACAAATATCGCAAGAGCCTTATATCAGGGCTTTCCCCTGCCGTGCAGAAGGTTGTACCACCTTTAACACAGGCTGTTGTGTTGATTGAAATTAAGACATACTAATCGATTGAACAAGTTCTTGCAACTCATTCATGGCAGCAAAGTTGGTAAGTTCAAATCTAAGAGGAGTTAAAGTGATATAATCCTTGCTAAGCAGTGCCCGATCAGCTCCAGGATCAACCTTTTCCATGGGAATTTCCCCGCCCAGCCAGTAGTATGGTCTGCCTCGCGGATCCTTGCGGCAATTATAATAATCACAATAGACAACATTGGTCTGAGGGCAGACCTTGACACCTTTGACGCTACTCAACGCACAACTTGGAAAATTCAGGTTCAGAACATTTTGCGCCGGAAGCCTGTCCCATGGAAATTTCAAGAGCAGTTCAGCAGTCCAGGCTGCCTGGGCGCTCAGATCTGTCGGCCTGAAATCATCTATGGATACTGCAAGAGAAGGAATTCCAGCAAGAGCGCTTTCAGTTGCTGCGGACACAGTTCCTGAATAAAGAACATCAATACCCACATTGGCCCCGTTGTTGATGCCGGACACCACAAGATCAGGCATTTTATCAAGATAGGCATTCATGGCCCATTTTACGCAGTCCACAGGAGTTCCGCTCACTGCCATGCCCTTGTATCCATCCTCAGAGATTTCCTTAACTCTCACAGGAGAGAAAATTGTCACTGAGTGACCTACAGCGCTCTGTTCAGTGACAGGGGCCACCACACGAACAGTGTGCCCGGCCCCTGTCAACGCCCGGTAAAGGGCCTTGATGCCTACAGCATGTATGCCGTCATCATTTGTCAGGAGAATGTCCATTTTTCCGGAGCATCGGGGTAATCTCTCTTGGCCTTGTTAAACCCCGCATTATAAGCTTTAAGGTTAATATCAATAATTTTCGCCGGCAACGTGCTTTTAAGGCTTTTGCGCACTGAAGCAGGCTTCATAAAGGGCAGAAAATGAGTCAAAGCACCCAGGGTCACAATATTTGTAGTCTGCACCAGTCCGACCTTTTTGGCCATATCTGTAAATGGCAGGCCCCAATAAATATTTGTCGGAGTCTGAGCCACCATGGAGGTGTCTACCACCAGAAAACCGCCATTTTTCAGGTTGGTGAAAAACTTGTTGCACGCCTCCTGACTCAGAGCTACGAGAAGGTCTAAGTTTATGGTTTTAGGATAGCTTATGGTGGAGGAACTGATGACCAGATCTGACCGGCTGGC is drawn from Desulfonatronovibrio magnus and contains these coding sequences:
- the surE gene encoding 5'/3'-nucleotidase SurE, which produces MDILLTNDDGIHAVGIKALYRALTGAGHTVRVVAPVTEQSAVGHSVTIFSPVRVKEISEDGYKGMAVSGTPVDCVKWAMNAYLDKMPDLVVSGINNGANVGIDVLYSGTVSAATESALAGIPSLAVSIDDFRPTDLSAQAAWTAELLLKFPWDRLPAQNVLNLNFPSCALSSVKGVKVCPQTNVVYCDYYNCRKDPRGRPYYWLGGEIPMEKVDPGADRALLSKDYITLTPLRFELTNFAAMNELQELVQSISMS
- the gap gene encoding type I glyceraldehyde-3-phosphate dehydrogenase codes for the protein MAIKVGMNGFGRIGRYMARLLAGNKEMELVAVNARADNEQLAHLLQFDSVHGTFSKEVSPTDNGFAVDGQEVQVTRKGPGEWVWKDLGVDMVLETTGKFTDRESCEKHLSCGGKKVLISAPGKNADATIVMGVNDSTLKADDRIVSNASCTTNCLAPAAKVLVDNFGFKHGLMTTIHAYTMSQRILDGTHKDIRRARAAAMSMIPTTTGAARAVSQVIPALEGKLDGMAVRVPTPNVSLVDLVAEVEKSTSAEDVNNALKAAAEGPMKGPLGYTVKPLVSIDYNGSIHGGVVDALSTTVMNGTMVKLIIWYDNEAGFCNQFLRLMEKVKANM
- the fba gene encoding class II fructose-1,6-bisphosphate aldolase — protein: MPLTSPKEMFDRAYDGKYAIGAFNVNNMEIIQGIIKAAEEEQSPLILQVSAGARKYAGQGYIIKLMEAALEEADLPIVLHLDHGQTFEICKEVIDGGFTSVMIDGSHLSFEENIALTKQVVEYAHDKNVWVEAELGRLAGVEDEVSSEENVYTVPDEAAEFVERTGCDSLAIAIGTSHGAYKFKGEPKLDFDRLETISSMLPRYPLVLHGASSVLPEFVAMANEYGGQVADAKGVPEDFLRKAATMGVCKINIDTDIRLAMTAVIRKFFKENPQEFDPRSYLKPARQAVKDMVQHKIKTVLGSSNKI
- a CDS encoding 2-oxoacid:acceptor oxidoreductase family protein, translating into MIKDTPLNRFEIRLSGLGGQGILTLGKIMGQALALDHGFYVTQTQSYGPEARGGASRSDLVISSSTISYPKTINLDLLVALSQEACNKFFTNLKNGGFLVVDTSMVAQTPTNIYWGLPFTDMAKKVGLVQTTNIVTLGALTHFLPFMKPASVRKSLKSTLPAKIIDINLKAYNAGFNKAKRDYPDAPEKWTFS